The nucleotide sequence AAAGGGGCATAAGCAATGATCATTCCAATACTCAAGATCGGTGATGTTCTGATCGTAACCATCCAGACCGAGCTTACAGATCGTGAGATTGAGGAATTGAGCCATGATATCCTGGATCAGATAAAGAAGGTCGGTGCAAGAGGGGTTGTCATCGATATTTCTGCCCTCAAGACAGTTGACAGTTACATGGCAAGGTCACTCAACTCGATTGCAAGTGCATCGATGTTGCTCGGTTCCGAGACGGTTGTGGTTGGTATCCAGCCTGCGGTCGCATTGACACTGGTGGAACTCGGGCTTCGTGTGAGCTGGGGCGTGAAAACTGCGCTGAACCTTGAGAAAGGACTTGAAATGCTGAAAGTCAATGTGAAAAAGTCCGGGTGAAATATTCAATGGACGATGAACGAGTTCTCAAGGTGGAGAGAGACGTTGATGTAATTTATATACGCGAAGTGGGCAGGGAGATGGCAGCTGAAGCGGGTTTTGGGGTGCTCGATCAAACACGAATTACAACCGCGATCTCAGAGCTTGCCCGCAACATAATCGTTCATGCAAATTGTGGACTGGTTGTGATCAGAAAGGTCCAAAGAGGCGATAAAATAGGAATTGAGATTGTATGCAAAGATGAGGGGCCAGGGATTGAAGACATCGATAAGGCACTCAAGGAAGGTTATACAACATCAGGGGGGCTTGGGATCGGGATGGCGGGGGCAAAACGGCTGATGGATGAGTTCCATGTCGAGTCTGTCCAGGATAAAGGTACCACAGTAGTTGTGAGGAAATGGCTGAAGTGAAGATCGGGATTGCAACACGTCCCAGAAACGGATACTTCGAGAATGGTGATGGATATTTCACCAAACAGTGGGACGATATGCTCTTTCTTGCCATCTTTGACGGGCTTGGACATGGGAAGGTTGCAGCAGCGGCATCAGAAAGGTGTCTCTCAATCCTCAAAGAATACTATCAAGCTCCGTTATCTGTGATCTTCGCGACTGCACACGATGCACTTCGCCGTACACGTGGCGTTGTGATGGGAATCGCCCTGGTCAATCTCTCCACGCTTCTGTTGAGGTATGCGGGAGTGGGCAACATTGCAACAATGGTTATCAGCGATGAGCAAAGCACACACCTCATCTCGATGGATGGAATTGTGGGTTACACTCTACCTACCATAAAAGAGTTCACACACCAGCTTATACATGGGGATGTCATCATGATGTATACGGATGGGATCTCATCATCCAACCTTTCTCTCTGTCCACGTGAACAATTGAAGGGCGCAGATCCACAATTTGTCTCAGAAGAGATCCTGAAGAAACATGCCAAGAGCGAGGATGATGCAACCATTCTGATCGCTCATATCTGAAGCAGAAATGGGCACTGACTCCGCTCATCGTGGTGAACAAAGTTATATATATGAACAGGGGAATGTATCTCTATTGTAAAGATAGGAGGTTCAAAAATGAGTAAATGGTTATGGCCACAGCCAAACAAAAAAAACTGGCTTGTCGTGACAGATGAGAAAGCAGGAACAATAAAAGTATACAGCGAGAAAGGTGAACTTCTAACCGATAAAACAAACTTAAGTGAAGTCGTAGTAAAACTGATCGAGAAGAATTTCTTTGATACGGTTGGCATCAAACTCTCTGAGCTTGGTGAGCCGTTAAACCCTGCAATGGAAAAAGCAGTGAAGGAGTGTCACGGCTGTTCATTATCAACACAGGCCACAGAGAGTAAGGAAACCACAAAGAAGCAGAGTTTTAAAGAACCTGATCCGATGTTCGCCTGAATAATAAGCGTTAAAGTGCCTCAAGGAGCTTTATTATCTTTGAGGTAACTTCAGTCCCGCTTTTCCCGGTCACTCTTATCATAGCCTCTTTTCCGATCCCGCCTTTATCATAGATCAGATCGGGAATGCACCCATACTCTTTTATGACAGACGTAACACCCCAGTCCATCGTATTCACTCCTTCTGGCTCATCTTCACGACTGAATGATCCTGACAGGAATTCGATACTGGAAGCTACATCTATTATCTCATCGCTGTATCGTATGTTGCAGCATGCCCTCATATCTGGATCAAAACGCATCATGCTAAGTACGATACGTGCGATATGGTCACTCGCTCCAAACTCAACAGGTCCAACCTGAACTGCAGCGTTACCACATTTCACGATCCTGCCACGAACTGCTGCAACATCTTCCTTTCCCTTCGCATTCGGGATCGCAACTGCAAGGTTTGATCCAACTTCTGGCAGGAGTCTGGTGATCCTGTGATCCAGCAACCTGCAAACGGCATTTTTTACATCCTCGATCACAAGGTAACGATTCGATGTTCTGATTAAACGTGCCGACTGGTTGACAGGTATAAGCCCATATCCAACAGGATAAGCATCAATTATGCCCTCCATCACAAACCGCTTTGCACTTTCTGCGGCATCGAGAAGGTTCATTCCACGGACGATATTTACCGCTATGGATGAGGTATATGTGCAACCAGTTCCATGAAAATTGCCCTCAACAACCTCCAGACCTTCACCAATGAGACTTAAGTTACCCTCTTCATCAAGGAGTAAGTCGGTGCCTTCGGTATCCCCGCCTGTGATTATCACATTTGCTGCACCAAGCCGGGATAGTTCCCGTGCTGCATCTGCTCCGCTTCTGCCAGTCAGTATCTCTGCCTCCTTTGCGTTTGGTATTACAAGGTAAGCAATGGATACAAGCTCCTCCTTCAGGAGATCTATTGAGTCCCTATCAAGAAGTTGACCGCCTGTTGTTGAGAGAATGACTGGATCGAGAAAGACCGGTGCCTCGATAGTAGAGAGCTCCCCGGCAATTGTCCTTATCGCTGCTCCACTTCCCACCATCCCAATCTTAACTGCAGCTATCGTCATATCTTCAACGATTGCCTGAATCTGGGATTGTATTATCGCAGGGGGAAGATCATAACGGCCAGAAAAGCCTGAAGTATTCTGTGAGGTGATCGAAGTTACAACTGAGGCACCATACTCACCCATCACCTGAAATGTCTTCAGATCTGCCTGAATACCTGCACCTGCAGAGGGGTCAGAACCTCCGATTGTGAGAAAAATATCTCGCCGATTCATCAGTAATTGAGCTTGCCGTCATAGATGATGTTGGCTTTGCCGGTCAGGTATGCACCATCCTCCTCCAGCGATACCTTTAATACTCCTCCAAGTGCGCGAACCGTGACCTCTTTTGCAGGATCGATCATCTTCAGTTTACTCAGCGCAAATACTGCAGCTGTTGCACCTGTACCACACGATAGCGTCTCGCCCACTCCCCGCTCGTACGTCCTGATCTCAACGTCATTCACACCATTCATCTCTACAAACTGTACATTTGTCCGATTTGGGAATGCCTCGTGGTTCTCGATGAGGTTACCGATCTTATCAACGTCTATCCCGTAGAGGTTATCCACAACAAGCACAGCATGTGGATTTCCAATGCTCAGTGCCGTGATCTTGATCGATCCAATCTCATCATTTATGTGTAGATCGGTATCAATGGCAAAATCGTCGCTACCCTCCATCGGGATTAACGCCCGCTCAAACTCCGCAGTTCCCATCATGACTCTGACCTCTTCAACTTTTCCATCATTCACGATAACCTCGGGCGTGATCACTCCACCAAGCGTCTCAACTGTCATCTTTTCATCCTGCACAATTCCCCGCTCATATACGTACTTTGCAAAGCATCGCATACCGTTGCCACACATCTCTGCTTCCGAGCCGTCAGAGTTGAATATTCGCATCTGCACATCACAGATACCTGAAGGAGATATGAATATCACACCATCCGCACCAACAGAAAACTTCCGTTCACAAACACGCCGTGCAAATGTGGGCTTATCCACCTCCGGAATGACTTCACCCTCGATCTCATTTATAATGATAAAATCGTTACCAGTGCCTTCTACCTTCGTAAATTCCACTTCCATCCTCTCTTCCCTCCCCTGTTAGAATATCCATTCAGACTGCAAGTTCGGTAAATACAAGCGTTCCAGAGATTTTCTTTACTCTGACCTTAACAACCTCGCCTTTCTTATTGTATGGGATGTAGAAGATGTACTTATCCATCCTTGCAATCCCATCCCCTTTGCGTCCAACATCTTCGATCCTGAGCTCATATACCCCTCCAACCTCTATGAGAGGTGCTTTGTCATCTTTCTTTGGTTTGCTGCGCTTGAGGATCGATCGATGAGCACCACATGCATCGCATTTGAGCATCATTATCCGTCCGTTTTTTATGAGGTGTGTATCAGGCCCACCACACTCAGAACAGATGACGTACTCTTCAAGATATGCGTCAAGAATATTTTTGATGTTTATCTTGCTGAATTTTCCCTGAAAAATCGCTCTGCTACCTTCTATTTTTCCTGCAGTGCCGAGTTCTCTCAAGAGGAATTTCATGATGTGATCCGGATCACGGTTGAGGTAGTCAACGATCGTTCCAAAGTTATCAAATACCGTGGTCTTGCCTTCTATGAATATGCTCGGCTCTGGCATTGTGAATCTCGCTGTTGTATCCACAACCCGGGGGGTCTGTTCCAGGGCCCTATCGAGCAAAACCACATACGCTTCATGATTTGCTGTTTCCATCTTGAGATCTCCTTTCATGCCTCTATTTGGATTAAAATGGGGCTGGTGCGATTCGAACACACGATCGACGGGTCTCTCCGATTATCAGTGCTCCAACGGATCATCATAATCCAGAGATCGCGTCCGACCCCCATTGACTCAGCAGACCCGTTGTTCATCATATACCGCTGGAGCCCGTCGCCATTCCTGACTAGGCCACAGCCCCTTCATCCAACTATACCATTGCATCTTTAAATTTATATCTTTCGTAGAAGAATACGAGGAGAACCTGTGTAAGATCCTTCGATGATCTTAATACTATGTCATCCATATATTCTACTGGATGCGATGCATAACTTGCAAGGGCAAGGGCTTATGCGGAAGGCCAAATTGTCCAATTCTCGAGCGCTTACGAGCTTTTGAAGCAATGCCATCGATAAAAGACTCGCTCTTTGGTGAATCACCGCCATCGGTCTTTGTCGGAAGAATGGGGTATCCTGTGGTGAGAATGGGTCCGCTTGTGCCTGCGATCGCCGATCCCTCTCCTGTAAACTTCGACAATCCTGCAAGCTGGGCAGACCTTACGATCGAGGATGTGATCGGGATGCGAGCTTCACTTGTACGATCTTCATCTGGCTTCAATGTGAAGGATGCGTATGCCATAGATGCCAGAAACTCTCGCATTCTCTCAATGACCCAGGAGATTGCCCGTGCTAAAAAACCAGTTGAGACCGAGGTCTGGTTTTTGAAGCCTCCCCGCGCGGATCTCAAATTTGATGGTATCCTGACTCCAATGGGGCCATCGGGTACCATAGATAAGCTTGCTATAACCTCAAACCCTTCGGTTGAACGAAAAGTCGAGTACATAACATCAGATACTGACATTACCGCAAGTATCGCGGTTAATGAGCTTTATCGTGCAAATATTCCGGTCTATCAGATCATGCGACTATTCTCGGTTGGATTGCTTGGTGAGAAGCGAAAGCTCGTTCCAACGCGCTGGTCAATCACGGCAACTGACGATATTCTGGGAAAGCACCTCATCGAGAGAATAAGGGATTATCCGGAGATCAACGAGATTGAAGTGTACTCGCACACTCATTTTGAGAACCACTTTGAGATTATCCTGCTTCCTGCAATCTTTGCATTTGAGGTCGTGGAGATCTGGATGCCACGCTCATTCTGGGCAGAAAAGGGTGCGATCGAGGCAGATCGGGAAGGATATAAAGGCAGAAGAGGTTATTCCAGACTGGGTGGTGGATACTATGCAGCCCGTCTTGGTCTCCTGGAGCAACTTGAATCCCGCAGACGACAGGCAACAGCTATCATCATTCGGGAGATTAATCCGTCATACTGGGCACCGCTTGGAGTGTGGGTGGTACGTGAGGGTGTAAGGGAGACGTTAAGGAAAAAGCCAGGACTCTTCACAGATCCACTTGATGCACTCAATCACGCCGCATCACGGATAAAGACGCCAGTCGCAGAGTGGCGAAATGAGTTGAAACTCTTTGATACAGCCAGGCATCAGCGAACCCTCGCATCCTTCTTTCTCCTCTTTTCCAGATCGCCGATTGTGTAAACTGCATTTTTGAGCAGTTCCCGCTCGTCTTTTTCTCCCTCAAATATCTGCGTGAGCTTATCCTTCACAGGGATTATATCCTTCAGCGCTTCCTTTCTCAGCTTCATTGGATCTGGTATCAAAACATCACCTTCTACCACATCTATGGTATTTATATGCACTTCAACCATATATATATGATGGATGATGAGGGAGGCGATTTGATGGAGCTTGACCTGAATGTGATCCCGAGTGGTGTAGAGTCACTGGACAGGATGATTGGGGGAGGTTTTCCATCGGGTTCATTCATCCTGCTTCACGGCGAGGTTGGAGCAGGCAGTGCGGAATTTCTCCACACCTCACTCATAAACTCCGTGCGTTTACTCGATGAGATATCACTGAAGAAAGTCTGCTACATAACATTTACCAGGCTTGTAGCGGATGTTAAACGGGAGATCGCGCTCTCGTTCGATGATAAAGTGCAGAATATCATAAATGATCAGCGAATAATCTTCAAGGACTTCTCAAAAGAGTGTTTCCAGAATTCAGCCCTGCCCTTCACATGGAATCCTGAGTTTGACTCAAGCTTTGAAGCTTTGAAGGGGTGCGGGGATCGGCATGCTTTTCTTGAACTTCTTGTATCATTCCTGAATGATAATGCAAACGAGAGTGTTATCATATTTGATTCGCTCACTGACCTTGTGCGGCTTTATTATGATTCTATGGGCTGGCAGGATCTTATAGCTTTTCTTAAAGGGCTTCAAAGAGAGTCTAAAAGATGGGGTGGGCTTGTTTACGGTACGCTGACATCAGACATCTTCAACAGAGGTATTGAAGAGGAGATTGCAGACTGTGCAGACGGTGTGATCGTGTTCAGGTGGGATGAAACCGAGACAAGGATCAGACGCAGGTCCCTTTACATCAGGAAGTTTCGTGGACTTCTCCCGGTACTGGAAGAAACCAAGCTGCTCCGTCTTGAAACTAAATTCACGCCAGGAAATGGTTTTGAGGTCATGAATATCAAGATGGTAAGGGGGGAGTGAACTGGACTTCCCAAGGATAAGCACGGGTGTTGCAGGGCTTGATGATATGCTCGGTGGCGGAATCCCCGAAAAAAACATTATCGCGGTACTTGGAGGATATGGGAGCGGTAAGACGATACTTGGGATGCAGTTCATTAACAGGGGGCTTGAAGAGGATGAGAGGGGCGTTTTTATCAGTTTTGATGAGGATGAGGATAAGCTTATCAGGATTGCATCAAATATAGGCTGGGATTTTGGATCCGCAATCAAAGATCGTATGCTGGTTCTCATCAGGCTGGATGCTGCAGATATCGGCAGATCACTCACCAGGGCGCAGAGTGAACTCCCCACTCTCATAGAAACATTTGATGCAAAACGGATTGTCATCGATCCGATAACACTCTTTGAGATGCACTTCAGGGATGATGAAAGTAGAAGACGGGAGATCTCAAAATTATGCACGATCATTCAGGCATCTGGTGCAACAACCATGCTGACGTCCGAGATCTCGACCGATAACCCATTTGCATCAAAGTATGGAGAGATCGAGTACATCGCAGATGGTGTTATAATCTTTCAGCACATTCGACCTGCACCGCTGAAGCGATCGATCCTTGCAGTTGAGATCGCAAAGATGCGTGGCGTGAAACACGCAAGGGATGTCAAGCCCTATGATATTACCGATAAAGGAATCGTTGTGGACTTTGATGCTGATCTCTTCTAATCTACAAAATTTTGCGGGTGATTGGAGACCATCCCAAGCACATAACCCGCGGTGAATACATCCCCCCTCCCCACAGCCTGTTTTAGCGATTTTACAGGATAGACCCCACAGGTCACAGCAATAAGATTGCCCCCCCCTTCAACCACCGCTTTCTGTGATGGTGCAATCCCATGAAGAACTTTTAAAACCTCATCCAGATCTGGAAATTCACCCTTTGTGATATACGCTGCAGCAACTGCCGCACCAAAATCAAGCGATCTGATAAATGCCGCTAAAATACCTTCCTGCTCAAGACCCACGATGAACTTTTCTGTGTGAATTACGATCCGTTTGAGGCTGTATCGATCCATAACCGCTCCTGCCCTATCGATCATCACACCTGGGGTTATTTCAAGCCCACTCGATTCTGCAAGGGCAAGAAACTCTTCACCGTTCATACCAAGACTATCAAGCAATCCACCGATCTTTGTGAGAAGCTCATGCGCTACAATAAGGCTTCTGAAAGCACCAAGCTCGCAATGAATGAAAAGACGGGGGTTTTTATCTTTCCACCGCTTAATAAGATCTAAAACCGCATCAATCTTCTCGCTGTAGCCATGATCTGGCAGAAGATGAAATCCAGAGATGATCGCGCCCCTCATGTGATCTACTTCCTGGATTGAATCCTCAACAAAAGCTGGATCGATTACAAACTCCTCTTCGAGCCCGCCATTTACGATGAATCGCTCTTTACCACCAGATGGGAGATCGAACTCAAATACGAAGTGAACGAGCTCTCCTCCAGATGGTGCTGGACGGTTCAGGATGATCGGTGATACGCCAAGTTTAGAAAGCACCTCTGCCATTATCGCAGCATTTCCACCGATTCTACGGGTTGCATGATATGTATCAAAGATCTCTTTGAGCTTTTTGATCGTCTCTTTATCGACTGAGACCTCATTCCCAACCCCCTCTCTCATCGACTGGACGAGATCTGGGTAGATACTGGTATCTCTTATAGACTCAAGCAGTTCGTCGCTCACCCTGAGTATTGCATCGATATTTGAGTTGAAGGCGAGAATAAAGCCTCCATCAGATAGTCCACTCATTATTTCTGCTTCTTCTCCCATTTGTAAAGCTCAATAACCTGTGAAAGTGTTTTACCCCGTCTGATCTCCTCGCGCACACGATCCTCGTTCTTCTTGACCTCCATAGCCCGTCTTGCAATCTCATATCCACGCTCTTTAGGGATCACCATCACACCGTTGTCATCACCCACGATGTAATCACCTGGTCGAACCTTTACCCCGCCGCAGGTGATCTCTGCATTTATCTCACCAAATCCTTTGGGGTCGCCTGCATTTGAGACGATGCCACTTGCAAAGATTGGAAAACGCATCTCTCTGATGTCATCGATGTCTCTTACAGGCCCATCGATTACAAGTGCAGCTATACCTCGATTCTGGGCACTGTGAGATGCAAGTTCACCCCACGGCGTTATATAATCACTTCCATTGAAGATTACGAGTATATCGCCCTCGCCTGCAACATCGATCGCCTCAACGGTCTTTGCCCAGTCGCCACCAAACGTCTGAACCGTCACCGCTCTGCCCGCAACCTTGATCCCCTCAAATATTGGTCGAATTCCTCGCATACATGGCTCTCTGTGCATTGCATCAGAGATATTCGGGGTTGAAACCTCCATAAAGAGTCTTATAGTTTCTTCTTCAATGGTCTCACGCTTTTTATCGGTTATTTCTGCATTATCTATCGCTTCACGGATCAATCTCGTTGAACCTGTTACATCAGCAGATCGTATGATATTCCCACCAACGATCACAACTTCTGCACCCGCTGCAATAGCATGTGCCGAGCTTTCGGCATCAAGACCACCTCCAACAGCAAGCGGTGTCTCAACCTCTTTCACGATCGCCTCAAGAAGCTCAATCGTATCCACGCCAACCATCTGTTGATCTA is from Candidatus Syntrophoarchaeum caldarius and encodes:
- a CDS encoding serine/threonine protein kinase — its product is MAEVKIGIATRPRNGYFENGDGYFTKQWDDMLFLAIFDGLGHGKVAAAASERCLSILKEYYQAPLSVIFATAHDALRRTRGVVMGIALVNLSTLLLRYAGVGNIATMVISDEQSTHLISMDGIVGYTLPTIKEFTHQLIHGDVIMMYTDGISSSNLSLCPREQLKGADPQFVSEEILKKHAKSEDDATILIAHI
- a CDS encoding ADP-specific phosphofructokinase; translation: MSGLSDGGFILAFNSNIDAILRVSDELLESIRDTSIYPDLVQSMREGVGNEVSVDKETIKKLKEIFDTYHATRRIGGNAAIMAEVLSKLGVSPIILNRPAPSGGELVHFVFEFDLPSGGKERFIVNGGLEEEFVIDPAFVEDSIQEVDHMRGAIISGFHLLPDHGYSEKIDAVLDLIKRWKDKNPRLFIHCELGAFRSLIVAHELLTKIGGLLDSLGMNGEEFLALAESSGLEITPGVMIDRAGAVMDRYSLKRIVIHTEKFIVGLEQEGILAAFIRSLDFGAAVAAAYITKGEFPDLDEVLKVLHGIAPSQKAVVEGGGNLIAVTCGVYPVKSLKQAVGRGDVFTAGYVLGMVSNHPQNFVD
- a CDS encoding circadian clock protein KaiC, encoding MLGGGIPEKNIIAVLGGYGSGKTILGMQFINRGLEEDERGVFISFDEDEDKLIRIASNIGWDFGSAIKDRMLVLIRLDAADIGRSLTRAQSELPTLIETFDAKRIVIDPITLFEMHFRDDESRRREISKLCTIIQASGATTMLTSEISTDNPFASKYGEIEYIADGVIIFQHIRPAPLKRSILAVEIAKMRGVKHARDVKPYDITDKGIVVDFDADLF
- a CDS encoding protein containing DUF650, archaea, with the protein product MPSIKDSLFGESPPSVFVGRMGYPVVRMGPLVPAIADPSPVNFDNPASWADLTIEDVIGMRASLVRSSSGFNVKDAYAIDARNSRILSMTQEIARAKKPVETEVWFLKPPRADLKFDGILTPMGPSGTIDKLAITSNPSVERKVEYITSDTDITASIAVNELYRANIPVYQIMRLFSVGLLGEKRKLVPTRWSITATDDILGKHLIERIRDYPEINEIEVYSHTHFENHFEIILLPAIFAFEVVEIWMPRSFWAEKGAIEADREGYKGRRGYSRLGGGYYAARLGLLEQLESRRRQATAIIIREINPSYWAPLGVWVVREGVRETLRKKPGLFTDPLDALNHAASRIKTPVAEWRNELKLFDTARHQRTLASFFLLFSRSPIV
- a CDS encoding diaminopimelate epimerase, with translation MEVEFTKVEGTGNDFIIINEIEGEVIPEVDKPTFARRVCERKFSVGADGVIFISPSGICDVQMRIFNSDGSEAEMCGNGMRCFAKYVYERGIVQDEKMTVETLGGVITPEVIVNDGKVEEVRVMMGTAEFERALIPMEGSDDFAIDTDLHINDEIGSIKITALSIGNPHAVLVVDNLYGIDVDKIGNLIENHEAFPNRTNVQFVEMNGVNDVEIRTYERGVGETLSCGTGATAAVFALSKLKMIDPAKEVTVRALGGVLKVSLEEDGAYLTGKANIIYDGKLNY
- a CDS encoding anti-sigma factor antagonist yields the protein MIIPILKIGDVLIVTIQTELTDREIEELSHDILDQIKKVGARGVVIDISALKTVDSYMARSLNSIASASMLLGSETVVVGIQPAVALTLVELGLRVSWGVKTALNLEKGLEMLKVNVKKSG
- a CDS encoding Phosphomethylpyrimidine kinase type-2 domain protein, yielding MNRRDIFLTIGGSDPSAGAGIQADLKTFQVMGEYGASVVTSITSQNTSGFSGRYDLPPAIIQSQIQAIVEDMTIAAVKIGMVGSGAAIRTIAGELSTIEAPVFLDPVILSTTGGQLLDRDSIDLLKEELVSIAYLVIPNAKEAEILTGRSGADAARELSRLGAANVIITGGDTEGTDLLLDEEGNLSLIGEGLEVVEGNFHGTGCTYTSSIAVNIVRGMNLLDAAESAKRFVMEGIIDAYPVGYGLIPVNQSARLIRTSNRYLVIEDVKNAVCRLLDHRITRLLPEVGSNLAVAIPNAKGKEDVAAVRGRIVKCGNAAVQVGPVEFGASDHIARIVLSMMRFDPDMRACCNIRYSDEIIDVASSIEFLSGSFSREDEPEGVNTMDWGVTSVIKEYGCIPDLIYDKGGIGKEAMIRVTGKSGTEVTSKIIKLLEAL
- a CDS encoding HTR-like protein, which produces MHFNHIYMMDDEGGDLMELDLNVIPSGVESLDRMIGGGFPSGSFILLHGEVGAGSAEFLHTSLINSVRLLDEISLKKVCYITFTRLVADVKREIALSFDDKVQNIINDQRIIFKDFSKECFQNSALPFTWNPEFDSSFEALKGCGDRHAFLELLVSFLNDNANESVIIFDSLTDLVRLYYDSMGWQDLIAFLKGLQRESKRWGGLVYGTLTSDIFNRGIEEEIADCADGVIVFRWDETETRIRRRSLYIRKFRGLLPVLEETKLLRLETKFTPGNGFEVMNIKMVRGE
- a CDS encoding iron-sulfur cluster assembly protein HesB; translated protein: MKPKLQVALDLLEFDRAIQIAKEAVEGGADWIEAGTPLIKSVGMDIIRILREKFPDKTIVADMKTMDTGAIEVEMAAKAGADIVSILAAADNSTIEDALRSAREYGVQLMVDLINVPDPVKKAKELEEIGVDYICVHVGIDQQMVGVDTIELLEAIVKEVETPLAVGGGLDAESSAHAIAAGAEVVIVGGNIIRSADVTGSTRLIREAIDNAEITDKKRETIEEETIRLFMEVSTPNISDAMHREPCMRGIRPIFEGIKVAGRAVTVQTFGGDWAKTVEAIDVAGEGDILVIFNGSDYITPWGELASHSAQNRGIAALVIDGPVRDIDDIREMRFPIFASGIVSNAGDPKGFGEINAEITCGGVKVRPGDYIVGDDNGVMVIPKERGYEIARRAMEVKKNEDRVREEIRRGKTLSQVIELYKWEKKQK
- a CDS encoding translation initiation factor IF-2 subunit beta produces the protein MKGDLKMETANHEAYVVLLDRALEQTPRVVDTTARFTMPEPSIFIEGKTTVFDNFGTIVDYLNRDPDHIMKFLLRELGTAGKIEGSRAIFQGKFSKINIKNILDAYLEEYVICSECGGPDTHLIKNGRIMMLKCDACGAHRSILKRSKPKKDDKAPLIEVGGVYELRIEDVGRKGDGIARMDKYIFYIPYNKKGEVVKVRVKKISGTLVFTELAV
- a CDS encoding serine/threonine-protein kinase RsbT translates to MDDERVLKVERDVDVIYIREVGREMAAEAGFGVLDQTRITTAISELARNIIVHANCGLVVIRKVQRGDKIGIEIVCKDEGPGIEDIDKALKEGYTTSGGLGIGMAGAKRLMDEFHVESVQDKGTTVVVRKWLK